In Caproicibacterium amylolyticum, a genomic segment contains:
- a CDS encoding ABC transporter permease yields MEKTVKILKKPITSTIIAIVCGFAVAAIILAVAGYNPGAAFGSLFSGIFGKPKYISNVIIKATPITLTALSVAFAYKVGLFNIGAEGQYIVGAAAANIVGYLCNFPPIIQIPLVVLAGTAAGALWGGIVGLLKAKFGIHEVLTSIMLNWIAFYLSNLIVNTTMFHQPNSTAAYPVNASSYTMLLPNWKTSDAGLAALSGNKWLREVMLKTDVNFGFLVAIAAAIFISMLLYRSTKGYELRAVGMNRDAAEFAGIPVAKNIVITMLIAGALSGLAAALVITGTNPHRISTLSAFENSGFNGLSVAFIAGSSPIGCIFAGLLFGGLLYGGQSIQANIGAPSEIINIMTGTIVFFVALTKIVPALAVRLEKRGMRNAK; encoded by the coding sequence ATGGAAAAGACAGTTAAAATCCTGAAAAAGCCGATTACTTCCACGATTATTGCAATCGTGTGCGGCTTTGCAGTGGCAGCCATAATTCTGGCTGTTGCCGGGTACAATCCGGGGGCGGCGTTCGGCTCGCTGTTCAGCGGCATTTTCGGTAAGCCAAAGTACATTTCCAATGTGATTATCAAGGCAACGCCAATTACGCTGACCGCTTTAAGCGTTGCGTTTGCCTACAAAGTCGGTTTGTTTAATATAGGCGCTGAAGGGCAGTACATTGTTGGCGCAGCTGCTGCTAATATTGTTGGTTACCTCTGCAATTTTCCGCCAATCATTCAGATCCCGCTGGTTGTACTTGCTGGTACAGCAGCAGGTGCTTTGTGGGGCGGCATAGTTGGTTTGCTCAAAGCAAAATTCGGCATTCATGAGGTGCTGACCAGTATTATGCTCAACTGGATTGCTTTCTACCTTTCTAATCTAATTGTGAATACAACGATGTTCCACCAGCCAAACTCCACAGCGGCTTACCCGGTCAACGCAAGCAGCTACACTATGCTTCTGCCAAACTGGAAGACCAGTGACGCGGGACTGGCGGCGCTCAGCGGCAATAAATGGCTGCGGGAAGTCATGCTGAAAACGGATGTCAATTTTGGTTTCCTGGTTGCGATTGCGGCGGCAATTTTCATTTCTATGCTGCTGTACCGCTCCACCAAGGGCTATGAACTGCGTGCGGTTGGCATGAACCGTGACGCCGCTGAATTCGCGGGCATTCCGGTTGCAAAAAACATAGTAATTACGATGCTGATTGCGGGCGCGCTTTCCGGACTTGCTGCAGCACTGGTGATTACCGGTACCAACCCGCACCGTATTTCCACGCTTTCTGCATTTGAAAACAGTGGTTTCAACGGCCTGTCGGTTGCCTTTATTGCGGGCAGCTCCCCGATTGGCTGCATCTTCGCCGGCCTGCTTTTCGGCGGACTGCTGTATGGCGGCCAGTCCATTCAGGCAAACATCGGTGCGCCGAGTGAGATTATCAATATTATGACCGGCACCATCGTGTTCTTTGTCGCGCTGACAAAGATTGTTCCGGCGCTGGCAGTCCGGCTTGAGAAGAGGGGGATGCGCAATGCTAAATAA
- a CDS encoding ABC transporter ATP-binding protein → MEVSSDYAVQMHGITKIFGTFCALDKVDLDVKKGTIHSLLGENGAGKSTLMNVLYGLYQADEGEIYLNGEKVNITNPNIAIAHGIGMVHQHFMLVDNFTVTQNIILGNETTSRFGVLDMKKAREHVEGLVQKYGLEVDPDAKVEDISVGMQQRVEILKALYRGADLLILDEPTAVLTPQEIEDLIEIMHNLIADGKTIIIITHKLKEIKESSDTCTIIRRGKYIDTVNVADEDEEELASKMVGHAVQLVVEKTPAQPGEVVFEIDNLNVKDDRGLPAVQNLSLQVHAGEIVGIAGIDGNGQKELIEAVTNLTKAESGTVKIKGEEIQNTNPRNVIDHKIATIHEDRQKRGLVMDFTVAENAVLEKYRTKPYSKNGMLNRAEILSFTNGLIKDYDVRPEDCAKHPARGLSGGNQQKVIIGREVANEPDLLIAVQPTRGLDVGAIEYVHKTLIRERDRGRAILLVSLELDEIMSVADTIDVLYKGQIVDSFRQGEVDEKTIGLLMAGGEQNGKDS, encoded by the coding sequence ATGGAGGTCAGCAGCGACTATGCGGTGCAAATGCACGGCATAACGAAAATCTTTGGTACCTTCTGTGCGCTGGACAAGGTAGACCTGGATGTGAAAAAAGGGACTATCCACTCCTTGCTGGGTGAGAACGGCGCGGGAAAAAGTACGCTTATGAACGTGCTGTACGGGCTTTATCAGGCGGATGAGGGTGAAATTTACCTGAACGGAGAAAAGGTAAATATCACAAACCCAAACATTGCCATTGCCCACGGTATCGGCATGGTGCATCAGCATTTTATGCTGGTGGACAATTTTACAGTTACACAGAACATTATTCTGGGCAACGAAACCACCAGCCGCTTCGGCGTACTGGACATGAAAAAAGCTCGGGAACATGTGGAAGGACTGGTCCAAAAGTACGGTTTGGAAGTAGACCCGGATGCCAAAGTGGAGGACATTTCCGTCGGTATGCAGCAGCGTGTCGAAATTCTGAAGGCGCTGTACCGCGGGGCTGATTTGCTGATTTTGGACGAACCAACGGCTGTGCTGACGCCGCAGGAAATTGAAGATTTGATTGAAATTATGCACAACCTGATTGCGGACGGCAAAACCATTATCATCATCACGCATAAGCTCAAAGAAATTAAGGAAAGCTCCGACACCTGCACCATTATCCGCCGCGGCAAGTACATTGACACCGTGAATGTCGCTGATGAAGACGAGGAGGAGCTTGCTTCCAAGATGGTCGGTCACGCCGTACAGTTGGTTGTGGAAAAGACTCCGGCGCAGCCCGGCGAAGTGGTGTTTGAAATCGACAACCTGAATGTCAAGGATGACCGCGGGCTGCCCGCCGTGCAGAACCTTTCGCTGCAGGTGCATGCTGGCGAGATTGTGGGCATTGCCGGCATTGACGGCAACGGCCAGAAAGAGCTGATTGAAGCAGTCACCAATCTGACGAAAGCCGAGAGCGGCACCGTGAAAATCAAGGGTGAGGAAATTCAGAACACCAACCCGCGCAACGTGATTGACCACAAAATTGCTACGATACATGAAGATAGGCAGAAGCGCGGGCTGGTAATGGACTTTACTGTTGCGGAAAACGCAGTTCTGGAAAAGTACCGTACCAAACCGTACAGCAAAAACGGCATGCTGAACCGCGCGGAGATTCTTTCCTTCACGAATGGTCTTATCAAGGATTACGATGTCCGCCCGGAGGACTGCGCAAAGCATCCTGCCCGCGGACTTTCCGGCGGCAACCAGCAGAAAGTAATCATTGGCCGTGAAGTGGCGAATGAACCGGATTTGCTGATTGCTGTGCAGCCGACCCGTGGTTTGGATGTCGGTGCGATTGAATATGTACACAAAACACTGATTCGTGAGCGCGACCGCGGCCGTGCAATTCTGCTTGTTTCTTTGGAACTGGACGAAATCATGAGTGTTGCCGATACGATTGATGTACTCTATAAAGGGCAGATTGTGGACAGTTTCCGGCAGGGCGAGGTAGACGAAAAAACCATCGGCCTGCTCATGGCGGGAGGAGAACAGAATGGAAAAGACAGTTAA
- a CDS encoding BMP family lipoprotein: protein MKKLLAAVLAGAMAVSMGACGGTGTAVSSAAGSSAAESTASVASAAGTTSNTTSVDGKGYKIRMVTDTGGVNDQSFNQSSWEGLQNLKKDTGADVNYIESKQESDYATNLDKAADDESKLIWGIGFAMAQSIGTAAKANPDINYAIVDNGYDAKSMPANVAGVMFRAQEPSFIVGYIAGKTTKTGKVGFVGGITSNIIDQFEFGYKAGVAYAAKELNKKITVDAQYAESFSDSSKGKAIANSMFSSGCDIVFHAAGGVGVGVIAAAKDAGKYAIGVDRDQAYLAPQNVLTSALKLVHAAVEDVSKKSMSGEKIGGKTYTYGLTEDAVGIPEEHKLMGDATYNAALKVEADIKSGKITPPATKAEFEKYQSSLK from the coding sequence ATGAAGAAACTGCTGGCTGCTGTTTTGGCCGGTGCAATGGCTGTGTCAATGGGTGCCTGCGGCGGCACAGGAACAGCCGTCAGCTCTGCTGCCGGAAGCAGCGCAGCGGAAAGCACTGCGTCTGTGGCAAGTGCAGCAGGTACAACCAGCAACACCACTTCGGTAGACGGCAAGGGCTACAAAATCCGTATGGTTACAGATACCGGCGGCGTAAACGACCAGTCTTTCAACCAGTCTTCCTGGGAAGGTCTGCAGAACCTGAAAAAGGACACAGGCGCGGATGTCAATTATATTGAATCCAAGCAGGAGTCCGACTATGCTACCAACCTGGACAAGGCTGCCGACGACGAGTCCAAGCTCATTTGGGGCATCGGTTTTGCAATGGCGCAGTCCATCGGCACTGCTGCAAAGGCAAACCCGGACATCAATTATGCGATTGTTGATAATGGTTACGATGCAAAGTCCATGCCTGCTAACGTAGCAGGTGTTATGTTCCGCGCACAGGAGCCTTCCTTCATTGTTGGCTACATTGCAGGCAAAACAACTAAGACCGGTAAGGTTGGTTTTGTCGGCGGCATTACCAGCAACATCATTGACCAGTTTGAGTTCGGCTACAAGGCCGGTGTTGCTTATGCAGCAAAGGAACTGAACAAGAAGATCACCGTTGATGCACAGTATGCGGAAAGCTTCTCTGATTCTTCCAAGGGCAAGGCAATCGCAAACAGCATGTTCTCCAGCGGCTGTGATATCGTTTTCCATGCAGCAGGCGGTGTTGGCGTTGGCGTTATTGCCGCAGCTAAGGATGCCGGCAAGTATGCAATCGGCGTTGACCGTGATCAGGCTTACCTGGCTCCGCAGAATGTTCTGACTTCTGCACTGAAGCTGGTCCACGCGGCGGTTGAGGATGTTTCCAAGAAATCCATGAGCGGCGAAAAGATTGGCGGAAAGACCTATACCTACGGCCTGACAGAAGATGCTGTCGGCATTCCGGAAGAGCACAAGCTGATGGGTGACGCAACCTACAACGCAGCCCTGAAGGTTGAAGCTGACATTAAGAGCGGCAAGATTACTCCGCCGGCTACCAAGGCAGAGTTCGAAAAATATCAGAGCTCTTTAAAGTAA
- a CDS encoding phosphopentomutase, translated as MKRIFLIVLDSVGIGEMPDAGAYGDEGSNTLAAAATSSYFSMPNMQRLGLFNIDGVFCRPAVEHPAGAFARMTEVSKGKDTTIGHWEIAGINSTKPLPTYPNGFPKEVLEEFSRKTGRAVLCNKPYSGTEVIKDYGQEHERTGALIVYTSADSVFQVAAHEDIVSVEELYHDCEIARKMLVGEHGVGRVIARPFTGKYPDYTRTTRRHDFSLLPPQTTMLDQLSAAGKDVIAVGKINDIFAGKGITEFTRTTGNDDGIAQSIQLTKRDFNGLCFVNLVDFDMLYGHRNDVEGYAKGLTTVDKAVPALLEHLGPDDLLMFTADHGCDPITPSTDHSREYTPWVIAGARVQAGANLGTLRTFADIGATILDAFGIQPEITGTSRLAEIVG; from the coding sequence ATGAAGCGCATTTTTCTGATTGTGCTGGACAGTGTTGGCATTGGTGAAATGCCGGATGCTGGTGCTTACGGAGATGAGGGAAGCAATACGCTGGCGGCGGCTGCCACCAGTTCGTACTTTTCCATGCCGAATATGCAGCGGCTGGGCCTTTTTAACATTGACGGTGTTTTCTGCCGCCCCGCAGTGGAACATCCGGCGGGTGCTTTTGCACGCATGACGGAGGTTTCCAAGGGCAAGGATACCACGATTGGTCACTGGGAAATTGCCGGCATTAACTCCACCAAGCCCTTGCCGACTTACCCAAATGGCTTTCCAAAAGAAGTGCTGGAGGAATTCAGCCGCAAAACCGGACGTGCAGTGCTTTGCAATAAGCCGTATTCCGGCACGGAGGTCATCAAGGACTATGGGCAGGAGCATGAGCGCACAGGTGCACTGATTGTTTACACTTCAGCCGACAGTGTGTTTCAGGTGGCTGCACATGAGGACATAGTTTCAGTGGAAGAGCTTTACCATGACTGCGAAATTGCACGAAAGATGCTGGTCGGCGAACATGGTGTTGGCAGGGTAATTGCGCGGCCGTTTACCGGCAAATATCCGGATTACACCCGTACTACCCGCCGCCACGACTTTTCTCTGCTGCCGCCGCAGACCACGATGCTTGACCAGCTTTCCGCTGCGGGCAAAGATGTGATTGCGGTCGGCAAAATCAATGATATTTTTGCGGGCAAAGGTATTACTGAGTTCACAAGAACAACCGGAAACGATGATGGTATCGCTCAATCCATCCAACTGACAAAGCGGGATTTTAATGGTCTGTGCTTTGTGAATCTGGTCGATTTTGATATGCTTTATGGTCACCGCAATGATGTGGAGGGTTACGCGAAGGGGCTGACCACTGTGGACAAAGCTGTTCCCGCCCTGCTGGAGCATTTGGGGCCGGATGACCTGCTGATGTTCACTGCCGACCACGGCTGTGACCCCATTACGCCCAGTACTGACCATTCACGTGAATATACACCTTGGGTGATTGCAGGGGCGCGCGTGCAGGCAGGTGCCAATTTGGGTACACTGCGGACTTTTGCGGATATTGGCGCAACTATACTGGATGCATTCGGCATCCAGCCTGAAATCACAGGAACTTCCCGCTTGGCTGAGATTGTAGGCTGA
- a CDS encoding peptide ABC transporter substrate-binding protein has protein sequence MNHMKKILAVLLAGTMAVSMAACSGSTTTSSGAASTAASSAASTAATSLYKGTSDPDMVTVDMRAEPPELNTVQTQDVASADILRMVMSGLIRLDKDDNPQPDMAEKWEVSADKKTYTFHLRKDAKWSNGEPVTAKDFIYAWEQGMDKSNGATYGFILYTNIKNGQAYFDATKTAPAKRTADEKAKVAAAEKNLGCVAKDDSTIELTFENPLPYALQLMAFSAYMPLNQKAFESIGADKYAKDAKQIVTNGAYKISEWTHDDHIILEKNDAYWNASNNQIKKVKYLMMKDANARMNAFKAGEVDCINLTGDQITQLTNEGQAVQKYVAGSNWYFQYNTKKKGLDNAKVRKALGEAINLDSFVKDVLKDDSVVADGLVPTNIKGANNKYYADGREKLDSYNVEDAKKLLDEGLKEAGLTKDSLKLTFITDDTSVAQQQAAFFQEQWKSALGLSVELKPMAFKARIAAMNQGNFDIVLAGWSPDYNDAMTFLDMWTTTNGNNNGKYSSKEYDSLIDKATKEADVAKRQDYLRQAEKLVASTDCAVYPLYFQVVPYTTTSKISGMTRSGFQEYDFSDGATITKK, from the coding sequence ATGAATCATATGAAAAAAATTCTTGCAGTACTCCTCGCCGGTACCATGGCAGTTTCCATGGCAGCCTGCAGCGGCAGTACAACAACAAGCAGCGGCGCTGCTTCAACTGCGGCAAGCAGTGCTGCTTCCACAGCTGCCACCAGTCTGTACAAAGGTACTTCCGACCCAGATATGGTAACAGTAGATATGCGTGCGGAGCCCCCGGAACTGAACACCGTACAAACTCAAGATGTTGCTTCTGCCGACATTTTGCGCATGGTGATGTCCGGTCTGATTCGGCTGGACAAAGACGACAACCCGCAGCCCGATATGGCTGAAAAGTGGGAAGTCAGCGCTGACAAAAAGACCTACACCTTCCACCTGCGCAAGGATGCAAAGTGGAGCAACGGTGAACCCGTAACCGCAAAAGACTTCATCTACGCTTGGGAACAAGGTATGGATAAGTCCAACGGTGCAACCTATGGCTTTATCCTTTATACCAATATCAAAAATGGGCAGGCCTATTTTGACGCAACTAAGACCGCTCCCGCTAAGCGGACTGCTGACGAAAAGGCAAAGGTTGCCGCAGCAGAAAAGAACCTCGGCTGTGTAGCAAAAGATGACTCCACGATTGAGCTCACCTTTGAAAATCCGCTGCCTTATGCCCTGCAGCTGATGGCTTTCTCAGCTTACATGCCGCTGAACCAGAAAGCATTTGAATCCATTGGCGCTGACAAGTATGCCAAAGATGCGAAGCAGATTGTCACCAACGGTGCCTATAAGATTTCCGAGTGGACACATGATGACCACATTATTCTAGAAAAGAACGATGCTTACTGGAATGCTTCCAATAATCAGATTAAGAAAGTCAAATATCTGATGATGAAAGACGCCAATGCACGTATGAATGCCTTTAAGGCTGGTGAAGTTGACTGCATCAACCTGACCGGTGATCAGATCACTCAGCTGACAAATGAAGGTCAGGCCGTACAGAAGTACGTTGCCGGTTCCAACTGGTACTTCCAGTACAACACCAAGAAAAAGGGTCTGGACAACGCAAAAGTTCGTAAGGCTCTTGGCGAAGCCATTAACCTTGACAGCTTCGTAAAAGATGTTTTGAAGGACGATTCCGTTGTTGCCGACGGTTTGGTTCCGACCAACATTAAAGGCGCTAACAACAAATACTATGCAGACGGCCGCGAAAAGCTGGATTCCTACAATGTAGAAGATGCAAAGAAGCTCCTTGATGAAGGCTTAAAAGAAGCTGGTCTGACAAAGGACAGCTTGAAGCTCACTTTCATTACAGATGATACTTCCGTTGCGCAGCAGCAGGCTGCCTTTTTCCAGGAGCAGTGGAAATCCGCACTCGGTCTCAGCGTTGAACTGAAACCGATGGCTTTCAAGGCTCGTATCGCTGCTATGAACCAGGGCAACTTTGACATTGTGCTGGCTGGCTGGTCTCCAGACTACAACGATGCCATGACCTTCCTGGATATGTGGACTACCACAAACGGCAATAACAACGGCAAGTATTCCAGCAAAGAATATGACAGCCTGATTGACAAAGCTACCAAAGAAGCGGATGTTGCAAAACGTCAGGATTATCTGCGTCAGGCTGAAAAGCTGGTTGCTTCCACCGACTGCGCTGTATATCCGCTTTACTTCCAGGTTGTTCCTTACACAACCACTTCCAAGATTTCCGGCATGACCCGCTCCGGTTTCCAGGAGTATGACTTCTCTGACGGAGCAACGATTACAAAGAAGTAA